In one window of Micromonospora cathayae DNA:
- a CDS encoding pyridoxal phosphate-dependent decarboxylase family protein, giving the protein MTDQAAASGTDQASDDPGTPGAGGPPPALPAQGVPADRVLAEIAALRAADRPTHGGRLFAYVYDPAVPGLDELTTAAHAASAHVNGLDPTAFPSLLAMENALVGAAAKLLGGGPGTGAPDVVGSVTSGGTESLILAVKAARDARPDLVEPRIVVPVSAHAAFAKAAHYLRVALDPVPVDPATLRPEVADVAAAIRPETVLVVCSAPSYAHGVVDPVEGIAAVAARAGVRCHVDACFGGWTLPYLRRLGLPVPRFDLSVPGVTSISVDLHKYAYAPKGVSVLLHRDPTLRAPQYFAFADWPGYTMINPVISSTRSGGPIAAAYATLRHLGDAGYLELADRTLTAVRRLADAVRGVEGLRLLAEPESTVVCLTTTDPGLDLFVLVDELTARGWHTQPQMAYADLPASVHLTVTAAVAPKVDEFGPDLADAVAAARAAGPVRLPDELLAMAASLPPEALTPELVAGLAAGLGLGGAAGLPDRMAPVNTLLNAAPPALRERLLVEFVSLLQRPVY; this is encoded by the coding sequence ATGACCGACCAGGCCGCAGCGTCCGGCACCGACCAGGCGAGCGACGATCCGGGTACGCCCGGCGCGGGTGGGCCGCCTCCGGCGCTGCCGGCGCAGGGCGTACCCGCCGACCGGGTGCTCGCCGAGATCGCGGCCCTGCGGGCCGCCGACCGCCCCACCCACGGCGGACGCCTGTTCGCCTACGTCTACGACCCGGCGGTGCCCGGCCTGGATGAGCTGACCACCGCGGCCCACGCGGCGAGCGCGCACGTCAACGGGCTCGACCCGACCGCGTTCCCGTCCCTGCTGGCGATGGAGAACGCGCTGGTCGGGGCGGCGGCGAAGCTGCTCGGCGGCGGGCCGGGCACCGGCGCGCCCGACGTGGTCGGCAGCGTCACCAGCGGTGGCACCGAGTCGCTGATCCTGGCCGTGAAGGCCGCCCGGGACGCCCGCCCGGACCTCGTCGAACCCCGGATCGTGGTGCCGGTCAGCGCGCACGCCGCGTTCGCCAAGGCGGCGCACTACCTGCGGGTGGCGCTCGACCCGGTACCCGTCGACCCGGCCACGCTGCGTCCGGAGGTCGCCGACGTGGCCGCCGCGATCCGCCCGGAGACGGTGCTGGTGGTCTGCTCCGCGCCGTCGTACGCGCACGGGGTGGTGGACCCGGTCGAGGGCATCGCGGCGGTGGCCGCGCGGGCCGGGGTGCGCTGCCACGTGGACGCCTGCTTCGGTGGCTGGACCCTGCCGTACCTGCGCCGGCTCGGGTTGCCGGTGCCCCGGTTCGACCTCTCCGTGCCCGGGGTCACCTCGATCTCGGTGGACCTGCACAAGTACGCGTACGCCCCGAAGGGCGTGTCGGTGCTGCTGCACCGGGACCCGACACTGCGCGCCCCGCAGTACTTCGCCTTCGCCGACTGGCCCGGGTACACGATGATCAACCCGGTGATCTCGTCCACCCGCTCGGGCGGGCCGATCGCCGCCGCGTACGCCACCCTGCGGCACCTCGGCGACGCCGGCTACCTGGAGCTGGCCGACCGTACCCTGACGGCGGTCCGGCGGCTTGCCGACGCGGTACGCGGCGTCGAGGGGCTGCGGCTGCTGGCCGAACCGGAGTCGACGGTGGTCTGCCTCACCACCACCGACCCCGGGCTCGACCTGTTCGTGCTGGTGGACGAGCTGACCGCCCGGGGCTGGCACACCCAACCCCAGATGGCGTACGCCGACCTGCCGGCCAGCGTGCACCTGACGGTCACCGCCGCGGTCGCCCCGAAGGTCGACGAGTTCGGCCCGGACCTGGCCGACGCGGTGGCGGCGGCCCGCGCCGCCGGGCCGGTCCGGCTGCCGGACGAGCTGCTGGCGATGGCGGCGTCGCTGCCCCCGGAGGCGCTCACCCCGGAGCTGGTCGCCGGGCTCGCCGCCGGCCTCGGGCTGGGCGGTGCCGCCGGCCTGCCCGACCGGATGGCCCCGGTGAACACGCTGCTCAACGCCGCACCGCCGGCGCTGCGGGAACGCCTGCTGGTCGAGTTCGTCAGCCTGCTCCAGCGCCCGGTGTACTGA
- a CDS encoding S8 family peptidase, producing the protein MRKPGGRTVRRGVLAGMVAGALVAAVAVPAAAAPDAAAPDRPAPAPLRAGGPEVAPDRYIVVLSDAPTGTDRSARTARTTRAAALAERAGGTVTTRYTQVLDGYAAHLPPAALAAVRNDPAVAYVERDTRIRGGLTSDVSTQATQPNPPSWGLDRIDQRYLPLNNSFGYTTTGSGVTVYVVDSGIRASHVDFGGRASGVYDAVGDGNGTNDCHGHGTHVAGTIGGATYGVAKSVTIKAVRVLQCDNSGWTSDLIEGIDWIAANRDPVSVANFSLQGYGTTPNTAVENLINTGVHTVFIANNFNTDACTNGPRSSRGITVAATDSADNRASFSSYGTCVDIFAPGVNITSAGIASNTASAPGWSGTSMAAPHVSGWVARYRQQFPTATLAQAKSALIAAATTGVVVNPGPGSPNRLLYAAP; encoded by the coding sequence TTGCGGAAGCCAGGTGGCAGAACGGTCCGTCGAGGCGTACTGGCCGGCATGGTCGCCGGGGCGCTCGTCGCCGCGGTCGCCGTACCGGCGGCGGCAGCCCCGGACGCGGCGGCCCCGGACCGGCCGGCCCCCGCCCCATTGCGGGCCGGCGGGCCGGAGGTCGCGCCGGACCGGTACATCGTGGTGCTCTCCGACGCGCCGACCGGCACCGACCGCAGCGCACGCACCGCCCGCACCACCCGGGCCGCCGCCCTCGCCGAACGGGCCGGCGGCACGGTCACCACCCGCTACACCCAGGTCCTCGACGGGTACGCGGCCCACCTGCCGCCGGCCGCCCTGGCCGCGGTACGCAACGACCCCGCCGTCGCGTACGTCGAGCGGGACACCCGGATCCGGGGCGGGCTGACCAGCGACGTGTCGACGCAGGCCACCCAGCCGAACCCGCCGTCGTGGGGGCTGGACCGGATCGACCAGCGCTACCTGCCGCTGAACAACAGCTTCGGGTACACCACCACCGGCTCCGGCGTCACCGTGTACGTGGTCGACTCGGGCATCCGGGCCAGCCACGTCGACTTCGGCGGCCGGGCCAGCGGGGTCTACGACGCCGTCGGCGACGGCAACGGCACGAACGACTGCCACGGCCACGGCACCCACGTGGCCGGCACCATCGGCGGCGCGACCTACGGGGTCGCCAAGTCCGTGACCATCAAGGCGGTACGCGTCCTCCAGTGCGACAACAGCGGCTGGACGTCGGACCTGATCGAGGGCATCGACTGGATCGCCGCCAACCGCGACCCGGTCTCGGTGGCGAACTTCAGCCTCCAGGGCTACGGCACCACCCCCAACACCGCCGTGGAGAACCTGATCAACACCGGGGTGCACACCGTCTTCATCGCCAACAACTTCAACACCGACGCCTGCACCAACGGACCCCGCTCGTCCCGGGGCATCACCGTCGCCGCCACCGACAGCGCCGACAACCGGGCGTCGTTCTCCAGCTACGGCACCTGCGTCGACATCTTCGCCCCCGGGGTGAACATCACCTCCGCCGGCATCGCCTCGAACACCGCGTCCGCCCCCGGCTGGTCCGGCACCTCGATGGCGGCACCGCACGTCAGCGGCTGGGTGGCCCGCTACCGCCAGCAGTTCCCCACCGCCACGCTGGCCCAGGCCAAGAGCGCCCTGATCGCCGCCGCCACCACCGGCGTCGTGGTCAACCCGGGCCCCGGCTCGCCGAACCGGCTGCTCTACGCCGCCCCGTGA
- a CDS encoding NADH-quinone oxidoreductase subunit B produces MQLPGVLGEPIRFVLNWGRRYSLWVFNFGLACCAIEFIATSMGRHDFIRLGVIPFAHGPRQADLMVVSGTVTDKMAPAIKRLYDQMPEPKYVISFGACSNCGGPYWDSYSVTKGVDQLIPVDVYVPGCPPRPEALLHGILRLQEKIAAEQSGIGGVSRPDPLASPVDSLPPGAAPRPVESLTAPPVRPPGRAPHPLTT; encoded by the coding sequence GTGCAGTTGCCGGGAGTGCTCGGCGAGCCGATCCGGTTCGTGCTCAACTGGGGCCGCCGCTACTCGCTCTGGGTCTTCAACTTCGGGCTGGCCTGCTGCGCGATCGAGTTCATCGCCACCAGCATGGGCCGGCACGACTTCATCCGGCTGGGCGTGATCCCGTTCGCGCACGGCCCCCGCCAGGCCGACCTGATGGTGGTCTCGGGCACCGTCACCGACAAGATGGCCCCGGCGATCAAGCGGCTCTACGACCAGATGCCCGAGCCCAAGTACGTGATCTCCTTCGGGGCCTGCTCCAACTGCGGCGGCCCGTACTGGGACTCGTACTCGGTGACCAAGGGCGTGGACCAACTCATCCCGGTCGACGTGTACGTGCCCGGCTGCCCGCCCCGGCCGGAGGCGCTGCTGCACGGCATCCTCCGCCTCCAGGAGAAGATCGCCGCCGAGCAGTCGGGCATCGGCGGGGTGTCCCGCCCGGACCCGCTGGCCTCCCCGGTCGATTCCCTCCCGCCGGGCGCCGCGCCGCGACCGGTCGAGTCGCTCACCGCACCGCCGGTACGCCCCCCCGGCCGAGCGCCGCACCCCTTGACCACCTGA
- the proB gene encoding glutamate 5-kinase has product MGTAAGAGEPTEQNGRVREAVTTARRVVVKIGSSSLTTPTGGLDDDRVTALVDALAALTAQGREVVLVSSGAIAAGLAPLGLPRRPRDLATQQAAASVGQGLLIGRYAAAFARHGRTVGQVLLTVDDVTRRAHYRNAYRTLRKLLDLRAVPIVNENDTVATEEIRFGDNDRLAALVAALVHADLLILLSDVDALWTGDPASPASTRIAEVHGEADLSGVEIGGAGRAGVGTGGMVTKVEAARIATGFGIPVVLTAAPLAAAALSGEPVGTLFHPVRQRPTARLFWLAHATSPRGRLHLDPGAVQAVVGRRKSLLPAGITAVDGAFTAGDPVDLVDVSGAPVARGLVNYDAVELPGLLGRSTTELAAALGPAYEREVVHRDDLVLL; this is encoded by the coding sequence ATGGGAACGGCGGCGGGTGCCGGGGAGCCGACCGAGCAGAATGGGCGGGTGCGCGAAGCGGTAACGACAGCCCGGCGGGTCGTGGTGAAGATCGGCTCCTCCTCGTTGACCACCCCGACGGGTGGCCTGGACGACGACCGGGTCACCGCGCTGGTCGACGCGCTCGCCGCGTTGACCGCGCAGGGCCGTGAGGTGGTGCTGGTCTCGTCCGGGGCGATCGCCGCCGGTCTCGCCCCGCTCGGTCTGCCCCGCCGGCCGCGCGACCTGGCCACCCAGCAGGCCGCCGCGAGCGTCGGGCAGGGCCTGCTGATCGGCCGGTACGCCGCCGCCTTCGCCCGGCACGGCCGGACCGTCGGGCAGGTGCTGCTCACCGTGGACGACGTGACCCGGCGGGCGCACTACCGCAACGCGTACCGGACCCTGCGCAAGCTGCTCGACCTGCGGGCGGTGCCGATCGTCAACGAGAACGACACGGTCGCCACCGAGGAGATCCGGTTCGGTGACAACGACCGGCTGGCCGCGCTGGTGGCCGCGCTGGTCCACGCCGACCTGCTGATCCTGCTCTCCGACGTCGACGCGCTGTGGACCGGTGACCCGGCCAGCCCGGCGTCCACCCGGATCGCCGAGGTGCACGGCGAGGCCGACCTCAGCGGGGTCGAGATCGGTGGCGCGGGCCGGGCCGGGGTGGGCACCGGCGGCATGGTGACCAAGGTCGAGGCGGCCCGGATCGCCACCGGCTTCGGCATCCCGGTGGTGCTGACCGCCGCGCCGCTGGCCGCCGCCGCGCTGTCCGGCGAGCCGGTGGGCACGCTCTTCCATCCGGTACGCCAGCGGCCCACCGCGCGGCTGTTCTGGCTGGCCCACGCCACCTCGCCCCGGGGCCGGCTGCACCTGGACCCGGGCGCGGTGCAGGCGGTGGTGGGCCGCCGCAAGTCGCTGCTGCCGGCCGGGATCACCGCCGTGGACGGCGCGTTCACCGCCGGTGACCCGGTCGACCTGGTGGACGTCTCCGGCGCGCCGGTGGCCCGGGGGCTGGTCAACTACGACGCGGTGGAGCTGCCCGGTCTGCTCGGCCGGTCCACCACCGAACTCGCCGCGGCGCTCGGCCCGGCGTACGAACGTGAGGTCGTCCACCGCGACGACCTGGTGCTGCTGTAG
- a CDS encoding glucose 1-dehydrogenase, whose protein sequence is MRAIVVTAGVAGSLRLDRDWPEPHPEEGAVLVESLAVGICGTDHEIIAGEYGETPPGADALVIGHESLGRVLEDPTGTLQPGDLVAGIVRHPDPVPCTNCAVDEWDMCRNGRYTEHGIKALPGFARDRWRIPPKFAVGLEPDLADVGVLLEPASVVAKAWDHIDRIGQRAEWQPQSVLVAGAGPIGLLAALVASQRGLTVHVLDRTPTGPKPALVAALGATYHTGTVGELDFEPDITLECTGAPAVVLEVMCKAGHNGIVCLTGVSSGGRTIDFDAGALNRALVLENNVVFGSVNANRRHWELAAAALGRADPDWLGSLITRRVPVEAYPEAYTPTGEDIKVVLEFAR, encoded by the coding sequence GTGCGGGCGATTGTGGTGACAGCGGGGGTGGCGGGGTCGTTGCGGCTGGACCGGGACTGGCCGGAGCCGCACCCCGAGGAGGGCGCGGTCCTGGTCGAATCGCTGGCCGTGGGGATCTGCGGCACCGACCACGAGATCATCGCCGGCGAGTACGGCGAGACGCCGCCCGGTGCCGACGCCCTGGTCATCGGGCACGAGTCGCTGGGCCGGGTGCTGGAGGACCCCACCGGCACCCTGCAACCCGGCGACCTGGTGGCGGGCATCGTCCGGCACCCCGACCCGGTACCGTGCACCAACTGCGCGGTCGACGAATGGGACATGTGCCGCAACGGCCGCTACACCGAACACGGCATCAAGGCGCTCCCCGGCTTCGCCCGGGACCGGTGGCGGATCCCGCCGAAGTTCGCCGTCGGACTGGAACCGGACCTCGCCGACGTGGGGGTGCTCCTCGAACCGGCCAGCGTGGTCGCCAAGGCGTGGGACCACATCGACCGGATCGGCCAACGCGCCGAGTGGCAGCCGCAGAGCGTACTGGTCGCCGGGGCCGGGCCGATCGGCCTGCTCGCCGCGCTGGTCGCCAGCCAACGCGGGCTGACCGTGCACGTGCTGGACCGCACCCCCACCGGACCGAAACCGGCGCTGGTGGCGGCACTCGGCGCGACGTACCACACCGGCACGGTCGGCGAACTGGACTTCGAACCGGACATCACCCTGGAGTGCACCGGCGCACCCGCCGTGGTGCTGGAGGTGATGTGCAAAGCCGGACACAACGGCATCGTCTGCCTGACCGGGGTGTCCAGCGGTGGCCGCACCATCGACTTCGACGCCGGGGCACTCAACCGGGCCCTGGTGCTGGAGAACAACGTCGTCTTCGGGTCGGTGAACGCCAACCGCCGGCACTGGGAGCTGGCCGCCGCCGCGCTCGGCCGGGCCGACCCCGACTGGCTGGGCAGCCTGATCACCCGGCGGGTGCCGGTGGAGGCGTACCCCGAGGCGTACACCCCCACCGGGGAGGACATCAAGGTGGTGCTGGAGTTCGCCCGCTGA
- a CDS encoding DUF2252 domain-containing protein — MNHTADRRSAHIVDVLIKEFGESMALDPAAFRRKFRKMAATPFAFYRGSASLFYADQRGEYADDRFLDERTSRVWIHGDLHAENFGTYMNASGQLVFNVNDFDEAYVGPFSWDLKRFVASVALIGYAKALSDRVISDLVETFATAYLTELRAIAHGGDDAIGSITLDNADGVLRQVLQQARLNTRVDLLAAQTTVDNYERRFSLGDGVYEVDDATRAAVCEAFGRYLDTLPPSSARLRPVSAHVKDVVLRKGVGIGSAGLPSYNLLLEGHTQALENDVVIYMKQAQVPAVARHIEDERVRGYFRHQGHRTAESQRALQAHADPWLGFTELNGVGQLVAEVSPYAADLDWADVNEPEELAGVVGDLGRAVARMHSVADDESSHDLVDYSTEEAIVAAVDADPEGFVTYLVEFAHGYGLQARRDHQLFVDLFRNGELPGL; from the coding sequence ATGAACCACACTGCGGACCGCCGCTCCGCCCACATCGTCGACGTCCTGATCAAGGAGTTCGGGGAGTCGATGGCCCTCGACCCGGCGGCCTTTCGTCGTAAGTTCCGCAAGATGGCGGCCACCCCGTTCGCCTTCTACCGGGGCAGCGCATCCCTGTTCTACGCCGACCAGCGCGGCGAGTACGCCGACGACCGGTTCCTCGACGAGCGGACCAGCCGGGTGTGGATCCACGGCGACCTGCACGCCGAGAATTTCGGCACCTACATGAACGCCTCCGGGCAGCTGGTGTTCAACGTCAACGACTTCGACGAGGCGTACGTCGGCCCGTTCTCCTGGGACCTGAAGCGGTTCGTGGCGAGCGTGGCGCTGATCGGGTACGCCAAGGCCCTCTCCGACCGGGTGATCAGCGACCTGGTGGAGACCTTCGCCACCGCGTACCTGACCGAGCTGCGCGCCATCGCCCACGGCGGTGACGACGCGATCGGCTCGATCACCCTGGACAACGCGGACGGGGTGCTGCGGCAGGTACTCCAGCAGGCCCGGCTGAACACCCGGGTCGACCTGCTCGCCGCGCAGACGACCGTCGACAACTACGAGCGCCGGTTCTCCCTCGGCGACGGCGTGTACGAGGTCGACGACGCCACCCGGGCGGCGGTGTGCGAGGCGTTCGGCCGGTACCTGGACACCCTGCCGCCGTCCAGTGCCCGGCTGCGTCCGGTCTCCGCGCACGTCAAGGACGTGGTGCTGCGTAAGGGGGTGGGTATCGGTTCGGCCGGGCTGCCGTCGTACAACCTCCTGCTGGAGGGGCACACCCAGGCGCTGGAGAACGACGTGGTCATCTACATGAAGCAGGCCCAGGTGCCCGCGGTGGCCCGGCACATCGAGGACGAGCGGGTCCGTGGCTACTTCCGGCACCAGGGTCACCGTACGGCGGAGTCGCAGCGGGCGTTGCAGGCGCACGCCGACCCGTGGCTGGGCTTCACCGAGCTGAACGGGGTGGGCCAGCTCGTCGCCGAGGTGTCCCCGTACGCCGCCGACCTGGACTGGGCCGACGTCAACGAGCCGGAGGAGCTGGCCGGGGTGGTCGGCGACCTGGGTCGGGCAGTGGCCCGGATGCACTCGGTGGCCGACGACGAGTCCAGCCACGACCTGGTCGACTACTCCACCGAGGAGGCGATCGTCGCGGCGGTGGACGCCGACCCGGAGGGCTTCGTGACGTACCTGGTGGAGTTCGCCCACGGGTACGGCCTCCAGGCCCGGCGGGACCATCAGCTCTTCGTGGACCTGTTCCGCAACGGCGAGCTGCCCGGCCTGTAG
- a CDS encoding MGMT family protein has product MTPDEYVEAVLALVERIPPGRVMSYGAVADALAERSGRASPRLVGSIMARHGGGVPWHRVVNAAGRLPPGHEREARARLRAEGTPLRGDKVDIAAANWSPPGDDRTR; this is encoded by the coding sequence GTGACTCCCGACGAGTACGTGGAGGCGGTGCTCGCGCTGGTCGAGCGGATTCCGCCGGGGCGGGTGATGTCGTACGGGGCGGTCGCCGACGCGCTGGCCGAGCGCTCCGGTCGGGCCTCCCCCCGACTGGTCGGATCGATCATGGCGCGGCACGGTGGCGGGGTGCCGTGGCACCGGGTGGTCAACGCGGCCGGCCGCCTGCCACCCGGCCACGAGCGGGAGGCCCGGGCCAGGCTGCGCGCCGAGGGCACCCCGTTGCGGGGCGACAAGGTCGACATTGCCGCCGCGAACTGGTCCCCACCGGGGGACGACCGGACCAGGTGA
- a CDS encoding NADH-quinone oxidoreductase subunit C, with translation MTATVSGGQAYARATVDVPVARWRDAVRAARDDTELACDFFDWLSAVDELDSGFDIVAHLWSTRHRHGLLLRTRVPRDRAEVPSVVDLYPGAAWHERETYEMFGIGFTGHDSLRPLLLPPEFEGNPLRKEFVLASRVAKPWPGAKEPGESEAGGGRRPIRPPGVPAPGEWGTVPTPAGAAGAGEGPRGGAPARPARPPRVPGERPARPSGERPPRVPGERPVRPSGKQPGSSAADAGEQPGAAAADGGTS, from the coding sequence GTGACGGCGACGGTGTCGGGCGGTCAGGCGTACGCGCGGGCGACCGTGGACGTGCCGGTCGCCCGCTGGCGGGACGCGGTCCGGGCCGCCCGGGACGACACCGAGCTGGCCTGCGACTTCTTCGACTGGCTCTCCGCCGTGGACGAGCTCGACAGCGGCTTCGACATCGTCGCGCACCTCTGGTCCACCAGGCACCGGCACGGGCTGCTGCTGCGCACCCGGGTGCCCCGGGACCGGGCCGAGGTGCCGTCCGTGGTGGACCTGTACCCGGGCGCGGCCTGGCACGAGCGCGAGACGTACGAGATGTTCGGCATCGGGTTCACCGGGCACGACAGCCTCCGCCCGTTGCTGCTGCCGCCCGAGTTCGAGGGGAACCCGCTGCGCAAGGAGTTCGTCCTCGCCTCCCGGGTGGCGAAGCCGTGGCCGGGCGCGAAGGAACCGGGCGAGTCGGAGGCCGGTGGCGGTCGCCGCCCGATCCGGCCGCCGGGGGTGCCCGCGCCGGGTGAGTGGGGCACGGTACCCACCCCGGCCGGTGCCGCCGGAGCCGGAGAGGGGCCACGCGGCGGCGCCCCCGCCCGCCCGGCCCGCCCGCCCCGGGTGCCCGGCGAGCGCCCGGCCCGTCCGTCGGGTGAGCGTCCGCCCCGGGTGCCCGGCGAGCGCCCGGTCCGTCCGTCCGGCAAGCAGCCCGGGTCGTCGGCCGCTGACGCCGGTGAACAGCCCGGGGCGGCGGCCGCCGACGGGGGTACGTCCTGA
- a CDS encoding complex I subunit 1/NuoH family protein: MPLWLELTVRVVGVLVAFLTLPLIVGQVEHKVMAHMQGRLGPMYAGGFHGWAQLIADGVKFVQKEDVTPREADRQVFRLAPAVALVPYLLALLVIPLGPGDLVGQPLDIGLFFVLAVVGVGVVAVLMSAWASANKYSLLGGLRGAAQLLGYELPLVLAAASVAMAAGTLSLSGIVEAWRPWWLLWQAPAMLVFFVAGLAEIRRPPFDMPVADSELVFGYMTEYTGLRFAFFLLAEYVGIVVIAALTTVLFLGGWQGPFGDEYLGWLWTLLKVFAVSFVIIWLRVSYPRLREDQLQRLCWLVLVPAALAQLVLTAAVRVAV; encoded by the coding sequence ATGCCGCTCTGGCTGGAGCTGACCGTCCGGGTGGTCGGGGTGTTGGTGGCCTTCCTGACCCTGCCGCTGATCGTCGGGCAGGTCGAGCACAAGGTGATGGCGCACATGCAGGGGCGGCTCGGCCCGATGTACGCCGGCGGGTTCCACGGCTGGGCGCAGCTCATCGCGGACGGGGTCAAGTTCGTCCAGAAGGAGGACGTCACCCCGCGCGAGGCGGACCGGCAGGTGTTCCGGCTGGCCCCGGCGGTGGCGCTGGTGCCGTACCTGCTCGCCCTGCTGGTGATCCCGCTCGGGCCGGGTGACCTGGTCGGTCAGCCGCTGGACATCGGGCTGTTCTTCGTCCTCGCCGTGGTCGGGGTCGGCGTGGTGGCGGTGCTGATGTCCGCCTGGGCGTCGGCCAACAAGTACAGCCTCCTCGGTGGCCTGCGCGGGGCGGCCCAGTTGCTCGGGTACGAGCTGCCGCTGGTGCTGGCCGCCGCGTCGGTGGCGATGGCGGCCGGGACGCTCAGCCTGTCCGGGATCGTCGAGGCGTGGCGGCCGTGGTGGCTGCTCTGGCAGGCCCCGGCCATGCTGGTCTTCTTCGTCGCCGGGCTGGCCGAGATCCGGCGGCCCCCGTTCGACATGCCGGTGGCCGACTCCGAGCTGGTGTTCGGGTACATGACCGAGTACACCGGCCTGCGGTTCGCCTTCTTCCTGCTCGCCGAGTACGTCGGCATCGTGGTGATCGCCGCGTTGACCACCGTGCTGTTCCTCGGTGGCTGGCAGGGGCCGTTCGGCGACGAGTACCTGGGCTGGCTCTGGACCCTGCTGAAGGTGTTCGCCGTCTCGTTCGTGATCATCTGGCTGCGGGTGTCGTACCCCCGGCTACGGGAGGACCAGCTCCAGCGGCTGTGCTGGCTGGTCCTGGTCCCCGCCGCGCTCGCCCAGCTCGTCCTCACCGCCGCCGTGCGGGTGGCGGTGTGA
- a CDS encoding helix-turn-helix transcriptional regulator: MALSEVAAHLGVSRQRAAILVDRPDFPAPIDTLTVGRSWDAAEVRAYAARRNRHLADDEPT; the protein is encoded by the coding sequence GTGGCACTCTCCGAAGTCGCCGCCCACCTGGGCGTCTCGCGTCAACGCGCCGCGATCCTGGTGGACCGCCCCGACTTCCCCGCCCCGATCGACACCCTCACCGTCGGCCGCAGCTGGGACGCCGCCGAGGTCCGGGCGTACGCGGCCCGACGCAACCGCCACCTCGCCGACGACGAGCCCACCTGA
- a CDS encoding RNA polymerase sigma factor, producing MTVTTDPRLDEPPPGHPGARPGHPEQPVTFDELYHAHFRSLTVQLTAYCGDLSQAQDMVQEAFYRAFARWSTVSRYDDPVAWVRRVAWNLATSRWRRLRTAQSFLRRQREEHVPGPGPDRVALQAALALLPPNQRRAVVLHYLADLSVAQIAEQEQVPEGTVKSWLHRGRATLATHLIPNGVNDHA from the coding sequence GTGACGGTGACCACGGATCCGAGGCTCGATGAGCCCCCGCCCGGCCATCCCGGAGCCCGACCGGGCCACCCGGAGCAGCCGGTGACCTTCGACGAGCTGTACCACGCGCACTTCCGGTCGCTGACCGTGCAGCTCACCGCGTACTGCGGGGACCTGTCCCAGGCCCAGGACATGGTGCAGGAGGCGTTCTACCGGGCGTTCGCCCGCTGGTCGACGGTCTCCCGGTACGACGATCCGGTGGCCTGGGTACGACGGGTCGCCTGGAACCTCGCGACCAGCCGGTGGCGGCGGCTGCGGACCGCCCAGTCGTTCCTGCGCCGGCAGCGCGAGGAACACGTACCCGGTCCCGGTCCGGACCGGGTGGCGTTGCAGGCGGCGCTGGCGCTGCTGCCGCCCAACCAGCGACGCGCGGTGGTGCTGCACTACCTCGCCGATCTCTCTGTCGCCCAGATCGCCGAGCAGGAACAGGTACCGGAGGGGACGGTCAAGTCCTGGCTGCACCGGGGGCGGGCGACGCTGGCGACCCACCTGATCCCGAACGGGGTGAACGACCATGCCTGA